The Prosthecobacter algae genome has a segment encoding these proteins:
- a CDS encoding Dabb family protein has product MIAYLSLYKLRPEVTEEKLEDMMSRARMALLRVPEVLTVKTGKRVNPNDPYPWFVYLEVESMDKLAICQDDPHYIKFREDVLKPNVAEQEATAFEMEPRKDVKYS; this is encoded by the coding sequence ATGATCGCCTACCTCAGCCTCTACAAGCTGCGCCCTGAGGTGACCGAAGAAAAGCTGGAGGACATGATGTCCCGCGCCCGCATGGCCCTGCTGCGCGTGCCCGAGGTGCTGACCGTGAAAACCGGCAAGCGCGTGAACCCTAACGACCCCTACCCATGGTTCGTTTACCTGGAAGTGGAGAGCATGGACAAGCTGGCCATCTGCCAGGACGACCCCCACTACATCAAGTTCCGCGAAGACGTGCTGAAGCCCAACGTCGCCGAGCAGGAGGCTACCGCATTTGAGATGGAGCCGCGCAAGGACGTAAAGTACTCCTAG